A single region of the Streptomyces sp. NBC_00236 genome encodes:
- a CDS encoding IclR family transcriptional regulator domain-containing protein — protein MPPTHTLQQTETPAPAEAVAPLMRGIAVLRRLTDEGGAMSPSAIERATGLARSTVDRITATLARMEYVRMDGRDVTLAPRLMELGNAFLSALRLPSLLGGRADALADELDESVSLAVGDGDGIRFVHQATRRRAMSLSFRIGDLLPVERTAPGPLLAAGWDAREWQRWRERRATDPEGLTFAAVPPHSPPDEKEFAARAERARRDGWALDDQLIEPGLVALAAPVRSPDGHVACLVSVVSHTSRHTAAALRDTLLPRVLTAAAAMEQDLRQAPPAAPDSPAALASWTGASKQELGREFNESLARGLTVLAAFGEGRDALTLTEVARATGLARATARRALITLEHLGYVTVRDRSHHLTPRVLALGYPPLSVATLPQIAQPHLTALTGQVRDSASLAVLVGDDIQYTGRVATRRIMNVNITVGTRFPARATSMGRVLLAALPEAERDSRLARTEPYALTPYTVTGSDELRAVLDRVRADGYALVDEELEVGLRSVAVPVHDRRGAVVAAVNVAMHSSSRTLEECVTDVLPRLRAAAGRIEADLHITEQYVRVPAM, from the coding sequence ATGCCACCGACCCACACGCTCCAGCAGACCGAGACGCCGGCACCGGCCGAAGCCGTCGCCCCGCTCATGCGCGGCATCGCGGTCCTGCGCCGGCTCACCGACGAGGGCGGGGCGATGAGCCCCAGCGCGATCGAGCGGGCGACCGGTCTGGCCCGGTCCACGGTCGACCGGATCACCGCGACCCTGGCCCGCATGGAGTACGTGCGGATGGACGGGCGCGACGTCACGCTCGCGCCGCGCCTGATGGAGCTGGGCAACGCCTTTCTCTCCGCTCTCCGCCTCCCGTCGCTGCTCGGCGGGCGCGCCGACGCGCTGGCCGACGAACTCGACGAGTCGGTGTCCCTCGCGGTCGGCGACGGCGACGGCATCCGCTTCGTCCATCAGGCCACCCGGCGTCGCGCGATGTCGCTCAGCTTCCGGATCGGGGACCTGCTGCCCGTCGAACGCACCGCCCCAGGGCCGCTGTTGGCGGCCGGCTGGGATGCCCGGGAGTGGCAGCGGTGGCGGGAGCGGCGGGCCACGGATCCGGAGGGCCTGACCTTCGCCGCCGTCCCCCCGCATTCGCCCCCGGACGAGAAGGAGTTCGCCGCACGGGCGGAGCGGGCGCGCCGCGACGGCTGGGCACTCGACGACCAGTTGATCGAGCCCGGACTCGTCGCCCTCGCCGCACCGGTCCGCTCCCCCGACGGCCATGTGGCCTGCCTCGTCAGCGTCGTGAGCCACACCAGCCGGCACACCGCGGCCGCTCTGCGCGACACCCTGCTGCCCCGGGTGCTGACGGCCGCGGCGGCCATGGAACAGGACCTCCGGCAGGCGCCGCCCGCCGCCCCGGACTCCCCCGCGGCCCTGGCCTCCTGGACCGGCGCCTCCAAACAGGAACTGGGGCGCGAGTTCAACGAGTCGCTCGCCCGCGGCCTGACCGTACTGGCCGCCTTCGGTGAGGGCCGTGACGCCCTGACGCTGACCGAGGTGGCCCGGGCCACCGGACTGGCCAGGGCCACCGCCCGGCGGGCCCTGATCACCCTGGAGCACCTCGGTTACGTCACCGTGCGGGACCGGTCCCACCACCTCACCCCGCGCGTGCTGGCCCTCGGATACCCGCCGCTGTCCGTCGCGACGCTGCCGCAGATCGCCCAGCCGCACCTGACCGCGCTGACCGGACAGGTCCGTGACTCGGCCTCGCTCGCGGTGCTCGTCGGCGACGACATCCAGTACACCGGACGCGTGGCGACCCGCCGCATCATGAACGTCAACATCACGGTCGGCACGCGCTTCCCCGCACGCGCGACGTCGATGGGCCGTGTGCTGCTCGCCGCGCTTCCGGAGGCGGAGCGCGACAGCCGCCTCGCGCGGACCGAACCGTACGCCCTGACCCCGTACACCGTCACCGGATCCGACGAGCTGCGGGCAGTCCTGGACCGTGTCCGTGCGGACGGGTACGCGCTGGTCGACGAGGAGCTGGAAGTCGGGCTGCGGTCGGTCGCCGTCCCCGTCCACGACCGCCGCGGCGCGGTCGTGGCGGCGGTCAACGTGGCCATGCACAGCAGCAGCCGCACGCTGGAGGAATGCGTCACGGACGTGTTGCCCCGGCTGCGAGCGGCGGCCGGACGCATCGAGGCCGACCTGCACATCACCGAACAGTACGTCCGGGTGCCGGCGATGTGA
- a CDS encoding CoA transferase subunit A has translation MDKVVASAAQAVADVPDGASVAVGGFGLSGVPDALIAALHERGTGDLRVVSNNCGAQDSGLAVLLAAGRISRVTGSYIGGNKEFGRQYLAGELELELIPQGTLAERLRAGGAGIPAFYTPAGVGTLVADGGMPWRYDGNGGVAITSPAKEVRDFDGTPYVMERGIRTDFALVRAARGDRHGNLVFNKASRNFNPLAAMAGRITIAEVEELVEPGEIDPDHVHLPGIFVRRVVALTPEQAADKKIEQRTVTPRTHPDEDGHR, from the coding sequence ATGGACAAGGTGGTCGCCTCCGCCGCGCAAGCCGTGGCCGACGTGCCGGACGGCGCCTCGGTCGCGGTGGGCGGCTTCGGGCTCAGCGGTGTCCCCGACGCGCTGATAGCGGCCCTCCACGAGCGGGGCACCGGGGACCTGCGCGTCGTGTCCAACAACTGCGGCGCGCAGGACTCCGGGCTCGCGGTCCTGCTGGCCGCCGGTCGGATCAGCAGGGTCACCGGCTCGTACATCGGCGGCAACAAGGAGTTCGGCCGCCAGTACCTGGCCGGCGAGCTGGAACTCGAACTCATCCCGCAGGGCACCCTCGCCGAGCGGCTGCGCGCCGGCGGGGCGGGCATCCCCGCCTTCTACACCCCGGCCGGAGTCGGCACCCTCGTCGCCGACGGCGGCATGCCCTGGCGCTACGACGGGAATGGCGGCGTCGCCATCACCTCTCCGGCCAAGGAGGTACGCGACTTCGACGGCACCCCCTACGTGATGGAGCGCGGCATCCGCACGGACTTCGCGCTCGTCAGGGCGGCCAGGGGGGACCGGCACGGCAACCTCGTCTTCAACAAGGCGTCCCGCAACTTCAACCCGCTCGCCGCCATGGCGGGCCGCATCACGATCGCCGAGGTCGAGGAACTGGTCGAACCCGGCGAGATCGACCCCGACCACGTGCACCTGCCCGGCATCTTCGTCCGGCGCGTGGTCGCACTGACCCCGGAGCAGGCCGCCGACAAGAAGATCGAACAGCGCACCGTGACACCACGGACCCACCCGGACGAGGACGGCCACCG